A portion of the Caldanaerobius fijiensis DSM 17918 genome contains these proteins:
- a CDS encoding ABC transporter ATP-binding protein — protein sequence MPDKNAANTSSTQGRGLENQNRPAAPFGPGPGFGRGPFRFGAAAKPKDLKGTIKRLWAYLSKYKLSIIIVFAMVIVNSILSVISPLFIKKAIDDYIVPKNFKGLISVIIAMVVVYILNSLFSYLQGYAMMKISQRMIFDMRNDLFSKLQTLPLKVFDTRAHGDLMSRLTNDIDVISNTVNASLVQIFSSVITLVGTAIVMIFLSPILTLLTLLIIPIMMLLTSAIAKRTAAYFLQQQTALGRLNGLIEEDITGQKVIKVFTREQKEIEKFISTNEELRKSSIMAQIFAGVMGPLMNVLNNLTFAMIAVAGGYLALKRVITIGAIASFIQYSRQFTRPINELANQFNQIQSAVASAERVFEIMDELPEKEDVQDAIELKDIRGEVEFKNVWFSYKEGEPVLKDVSFHAKPGQTIALVGPTGAGKTTIVNLLTRFYDIDRGQILVDGVDIRNIKRSSLRSNLGIVLQDTYLFSEPVIENIRYGRLSATDEEVKNAARFANADRFIRHLTHGYDTVLSDGGSDLSQGQRQLLAIARAILSNPAILILDEATSNIDTRTERLVQDAMLKLMQGRTSFVIAHRLSTIKNADVILVINDGRIIERGTHKELLKQKGFYYNLYMSQFAIPEGMDEDEDYEAELGG from the coding sequence ATGCCTGATAAAAATGCTGCAAATACATCATCGACACAGGGCAGAGGTCTTGAAAATCAAAACCGTCCAGCGGCTCCTTTTGGGCCCGGTCCAGGTTTTGGTAGAGGTCCTTTCAGGTTTGGAGCTGCAGCAAAACCAAAGGACTTGAAAGGCACGATTAAAAGGCTTTGGGCGTATTTGAGCAAATATAAATTAAGCATTATCATTGTTTTTGCAATGGTCATAGTGAACTCGATTTTGTCAGTTATTAGTCCGCTTTTTATTAAAAAAGCCATAGACGATTATATTGTGCCTAAAAATTTTAAAGGTTTGATATCAGTTATCATTGCAATGGTTGTTGTTTATATTTTGAATTCACTTTTTTCATATTTACAAGGTTATGCCATGATGAAGATTTCTCAGCGTATGATTTTTGATATGAGAAATGATTTATTTTCAAAGCTTCAGACTTTACCCCTAAAAGTTTTTGATACGCGGGCCCACGGAGATTTGATGAGCAGGTTGACAAACGATATAGATGTTATAAGCAATACGGTAAATGCCAGCCTTGTTCAGATATTCTCAAGTGTAATTACGTTAGTTGGAACGGCTATCGTCATGATCTTTTTAAGCCCTATTTTGACCTTGCTTACGTTGCTTATTATTCCTATTATGATGCTTTTGACCAGTGCTATTGCAAAAAGGACAGCGGCCTACTTCTTACAACAGCAGACTGCTTTGGGCAGATTAAATGGCTTAATCGAGGAAGACATTACAGGACAGAAAGTCATAAAGGTTTTTACCAGAGAACAAAAGGAGATAGAAAAATTCATATCAACAAATGAAGAACTGAGAAAGTCAAGTATAATGGCTCAGATTTTTGCAGGCGTTATGGGACCTCTGATGAATGTTCTGAACAACCTCACATTTGCAATGATAGCTGTAGCCGGAGGATATTTAGCTTTAAAAAGAGTTATTACTATTGGTGCGATTGCAAGTTTTATCCAGTACTCGAGGCAGTTTACACGGCCTATAAATGAATTGGCAAACCAGTTTAACCAGATTCAATCTGCTGTGGCATCGGCAGAAAGGGTTTTTGAGATTATGGACGAATTACCAGAGAAAGAGGATGTACAGGATGCGATTGAGTTAAAAGATATAAGAGGTGAAGTTGAGTTCAAGAATGTGTGGTTTTCATACAAAGAGGGAGAGCCTGTTTTAAAGGATGTAAGTTTTCATGCTAAACCTGGCCAGACAATTGCGCTGGTTGGGCCCACAGGTGCTGGAAAGACCACCATTGTGAACCTTCTTACCAGATTTTATGATATTGATAGAGGTCAAATCCTTGTAGATGGCGTGGATATAAGGAATATTAAGCGCTCAAGTCTGCGTTCGAATTTAGGCATAGTTTTGCAAGATACCTATCTGTTTTCAGAGCCTGTGATCGAAAATATCCGATATGGAAGGCTATCAGCCACAGATGAGGAAGTGAAAAATGCTGCAAGATTTGCAAATGCAGACAGGTTTATAAGGCATTTGACCCACGGGTACGATACGGTTTTATCAGATGGCGGCAGCGATTTGAGCCAGGGACAAAGGCAGCTCCTTGCCATAGCGCGCGCCATTTTATCAAATCCTGCAATACTTATACTGGATGAGGCGACAAGCAATATTGATACCCGTACTGAAAGGCTTGTTCAGGATGCAATGCTAAAGCTGATGCAGGGAAGGACCAGCTTTGTTATAGCGCACAGGCTCAGTACCATCAAAAATGCCGATGTGATACTGGTAATAAATGACGGACGGATAATAGAAAGAGGTACACATAAGGAGCTGCTAAAGCAAAAGGGATTTTATTATAACCTGTATATGAGTCAGTTTGCTATACCTGAGGGTATGGATGAAGATGAGGATTATGAAGCAGAGCTTGGCGGATAA
- a CDS encoding ECF transporter S component, translating to MESKSYNIVLSALLLSIGVLLPIAFHMFNLGGNIFLPMHIPVLIAGFLLPWQYAGAVGAITPLLSFLLTSMPPIPSVFAMVFELFTYAVIISLTFRKFKWAIYPSLLISMVLGRIVSILGNWVIAILITHKVFSLVKFISSLFILALPGIIIQLIFIPIIVRIVISNKEKTTVRFF from the coding sequence ATGGAATCGAAAAGTTATAATATTGTGTTGTCTGCCCTATTGTTGAGTATAGGGGTGCTGTTGCCTATCGCTTTTCATATGTTTAATCTGGGTGGCAATATATTTTTGCCGATGCATATACCAGTATTGATTGCAGGTTTTTTGCTCCCATGGCAATATGCCGGCGCTGTAGGAGCTATAACTCCACTATTGAGTTTTCTTTTAACATCTATGCCGCCGATACCATCGGTTTTTGCAATGGTTTTTGAGCTTTTTACATATGCAGTGATTATTTCGTTGACTTTTAGAAAGTTTAAATGGGCTATATATCCATCATTGCTCATTTCGATGGTTTTGGGCAGAATTGTATCAATACTTGGCAACTGGGTAATTGCAATTTTGATAACTCATAAGGTCTTTAGTCTGGTGAAATTTATTTCCAGCCTTTTTATACTTGCTTTGCCGGGTATAATAATTCAACTCATTTTTATACCTATAATCGTTAGAATAGTGATTTCAAACAAAGAAAAAACGACAGTAAGATTTTTTTAA
- a CDS encoding class I SAM-dependent methyltransferase, with amino-acid sequence MGVISAISNKEFFNRVAHDWDRRVYHDPLKLKEIIELINLKDGAVVLDVGCGTGVLIPYILNKIGENGCYIGVDIAEKMLEKAREKFPADIYRNVHFVENDIMDYQSEILFDDIICYSSFPHFENKKLSIKKLSTLLKPQGKLVICHSESREKINNLHRSIGENVADDLLPSGDKVAEYMVECQLTPEMIIDDDEKYVVIGYR; translated from the coding sequence GTGGGCGTTATTAGCGCTATAAGTAATAAAGAGTTTTTTAACAGGGTCGCACATGACTGGGATAGGAGAGTTTATCACGATCCTTTGAAACTTAAAGAAATAATTGAATTAATTAATTTAAAAGATGGTGCTGTAGTTCTTGATGTAGGATGTGGTACAGGGGTTTTAATACCGTATATATTAAATAAAATAGGAGAAAATGGCTGTTATATAGGTGTGGATATTGCTGAAAAAATGCTGGAAAAAGCTAGAGAAAAATTCCCTGCAGATATATACCGCAATGTGCATTTTGTTGAGAACGATATAATGGATTATCAGTCAGAAATTTTATTTGATGATATCATATGTTATTCTTCGTTTCCGCACTTTGAGAACAAGAAGCTCAGTATTAAAAAGCTTTCTACATTATTGAAACCGCAAGGCAAGCTGGTTATATGTCATTCGGAGAGCAGAGAAAAAATCAACAACTTGCATCGTTCAATAGGGGAAAATGTGGCAGATGATTTATTGCCATCAGGTGATAAAGTTGCCGAATACATGGTAGAGTGTCAGCTGACTCCAGAGATGATAATAGATGATGATGAAAAATATGTGGTTATAGGTTATAGGTAA
- a CDS encoding GTP-binding protein, with translation MPINDRLRNIGIVAHVDAGKTTTTEYMLYLSGKIRAIGSVDDGTAQTDYLEVERERGISVLAATTVFNWKGYTVNLIDTPGHIDFVSEVERSLRVLDGAILMISAVEGIQSYTEVLWNALKKMKIPTIFFINKMDRIGADADGLISEIKGMFTDRAFAVQHPIGRENQFRGVIDIFQENEISDDAIDTLSRVDDEVLKRYIDGQVLDNQYLKERTIELARRAEVFPILLGSAQKGIGITQLMDAIIDFLPAPRGDENRPLSAIVFKIQRDKTMGRLSYVRLYDGVMKNRDVVYNVTQGKEGKVAQIRKMHVNDYEDVGEVRAGDIAAVCGIDARVGDIIGCADAIPPEHKLAVPLLTVQVRPKNNNDYYKLVEALQELDEEDPTLEFQWHQAEKELHIKVMGTIQIEILYSILKDRFGIEVIFDEPMVIYKETPAKKGEGFVAYTMPKPCWAVLRFAIEPGERGSGLVYKSIVSTDKIRKRYQNDVERTLPEALKQGLYGWEVTDLKVTLIDGEDHVMHTHPQDFVVATPMAIMDGLVNTGVKLLEPILYFKIITPEEFAGKVLNDLAQMRAVFNSPWISRGMATIEGEIPLATSMNYPAHLSSATKGRSNMTTRFLQYKECPEGFVIERKRIGVNPLDRSKYILSVRGAL, from the coding sequence ATGCCTATAAATGATAGATTGCGCAATATAGGGATAGTAGCTCATGTAGATGCAGGCAAGACCACCACAACTGAATACATGCTGTATTTAAGCGGTAAAATACGAGCTATAGGTAGTGTTGACGATGGGACGGCTCAAACCGACTACCTGGAGGTAGAAAGGGAGAGGGGTATTTCTGTATTGGCAGCGACGACGGTATTTAACTGGAAAGGCTATACCGTAAACCTCATAGATACACCGGGCCACATAGACTTTGTATCAGAAGTGGAGCGATCACTGAGGGTTTTAGATGGCGCGATACTGATGATATCAGCTGTTGAGGGCATACAATCATATACAGAGGTGTTATGGAATGCCTTAAAAAAGATGAAGATACCTACTATATTTTTCATAAATAAGATGGATAGGATAGGGGCAGATGCCGATGGGCTAATTAGTGAGATAAAAGGTATGTTTACTGATAGGGCATTTGCTGTTCAGCACCCCATAGGGCGAGAAAATCAATTTAGAGGTGTTATAGATATATTTCAGGAGAATGAAATATCTGATGATGCAATAGATACGTTGTCAAGGGTAGATGATGAGGTCTTAAAGAGGTATATTGATGGCCAGGTTCTGGATAATCAATACCTTAAAGAAAGAACTATTGAGCTTGCAAGAAGGGCTGAGGTTTTTCCGATACTATTAGGTTCAGCTCAAAAAGGCATAGGTATAACCCAACTGATGGACGCTATAATAGATTTTCTTCCGGCACCACGTGGTGATGAAAACAGGCCGTTGTCGGCTATCGTGTTCAAAATCCAGAGAGATAAGACTATGGGTCGTCTTTCATATGTAAGGCTGTACGATGGCGTTATGAAAAATAGGGATGTGGTTTATAATGTCACCCAGGGCAAGGAGGGAAAAGTGGCTCAGATACGCAAAATGCACGTCAATGATTATGAGGACGTAGGAGAGGTTAGAGCGGGTGACATAGCAGCTGTATGTGGGATCGATGCGCGTGTAGGTGATATAATAGGTTGTGCTGATGCCATTCCTCCTGAACATAAATTGGCAGTTCCACTGCTTACGGTACAGGTGCGTCCCAAAAATAACAATGATTATTACAAATTGGTTGAAGCTCTGCAAGAATTGGATGAGGAAGATCCAACACTGGAATTTCAGTGGCATCAGGCCGAAAAGGAACTTCACATAAAGGTTATGGGCACGATTCAGATCGAAATTCTCTACAGCATATTGAAGGATCGCTTTGGTATTGAAGTGATCTTTGATGAGCCTATGGTTATATACAAAGAAACACCTGCTAAAAAGGGAGAAGGCTTTGTAGCTTATACCATGCCAAAACCTTGCTGGGCAGTATTGCGCTTTGCTATTGAACCAGGTGAACGTGGAAGCGGGTTGGTCTATAAATCCATTGTGAGCACGGATAAGATACGCAAAAGGTATCAAAACGATGTGGAGAGGACATTACCTGAGGCGCTTAAACAAGGCCTCTATGGTTGGGAGGTCACAGATCTTAAGGTTACTCTCATTGACGGAGAGGATCACGTAATGCATACCCATCCTCAGGATTTTGTAGTGGCTACCCCTATGGCTATAATGGACGGGCTTGTTAACACCGGCGTAAAGCTTCTAGAACCCATATTGTATTTTAAAATCATTACTCCGGAGGAATTTGCGGGTAAAGTTTTAAACGATCTGGCGCAAATGAGAGCTGTTTTTAACAGTCCATGGATATCCAGGGGTATGGCTACAATAGAGGGAGAAATACCTCTTGCTACATCTATGAATTATCCGGCGCATCTGTCATCAGCTACAAAAGGCCGCTCCAATATGACAACCCGTTTTTTGCAGTATAAAGAGTGCCCTGAAGGTTTTGTGATAGAGCGAAAGCGCATAGGTGTTAATCCTCTGGATAGGTCCAAGTACATTTTGAGCGTAAGGGGAGCTCTTTAA
- a CDS encoding HD domain-containing protein produces MNYLYRGKQFYTYYTAKIYDEDWKFLSKYLNDEQLKIFLQLPLYEQRHSIDVAYSVLHMRPDASRELVIAALMHDIGKGNALTPLKKALAVLLDKFMHKLAVKLSKRWYFLYIYYNHPEIGGKLAKKIGLPGRSIYLIEHHNDRDPADEDVILLQNADGKN; encoded by the coding sequence TTGAATTATCTTTATAGGGGTAAACAATTTTATACATACTATACAGCGAAAATTTATGATGAAGACTGGAAATTTCTGTCGAAATACCTCAATGACGAACAGCTAAAAATTTTTTTACAGCTACCACTGTATGAGCAGAGGCATTCTATAGATGTAGCTTATAGCGTTTTACACATGCGCCCTGATGCTTCTCGCGAGCTGGTTATAGCAGCTCTGATGCATGATATAGGGAAGGGAAATGCACTCACACCTTTAAAGAAGGCTTTAGCAGTATTGCTGGATAAGTTTATGCATAAGCTCGCAGTAAAACTTTCAAAGAGATGGTATTTCCTGTATATATACTATAACCATCCCGAGATAGGCGGTAAATTGGCAAAAAAAATCGGCCTTCCAGGCCGTTCAATATACCTCATTGAACATCATAACGATAGGGATCCCGCTGACGAAGATGTAATATTGCTTCAAAATGCCGACGGAAAAAATTAA
- a CDS encoding SpoIIE family protein phosphatase: MERIELLPYQRIYTHKMKGREKINLRLDAGMALIILFGFLVSRSLFFDQTLPFGLAFYAAALKKEKRYMIIALPVILGVALTVGLFGALYYAVAFTAFTISYFFIKDRDITIYAIVSSILQFGILGIDLINDFILYDFIIYVLSAAVCFSMTFVFYQCVPAIAKVNRRVLSKEEIIAFAITAGIILSGFSKVKVAGFSIANVLSVLAVVTSAFAGGIGVGCSAGLVAGFISNLARINPVIITTYGLAGLFSGLFNKLGKTGSVLGFVFSYGLMYTYIPSLGAQMTFYEVLASIMMFILLPRSFIYTLSEYVDKAVNKQKALADYSIRVKKMSCEKVRDLSDIFGEIAEDMEQLIQAGEEIQNNDYADNRLKILAQQFKGISAILRNLSDDMNAEVEFLNDVEDSIKVELDRHGFDIKDVYVLKKGDRVEVQIAKKVCYGSKECLKSIIPIVSKCVGKRMVPLRDSCTIDEKMRTCSLRLEEADKYDVITAVVSTSKEPVNGDNFSFLELPYGKYMMALSDGMGTGAKAASESKLALKLVERFSKAGFTKEAAVKCVNALMALRNLECFSTLDMCLFDKYTGKAEFIKMGSSSTFIKRKEMVDVIRSHQLPLGILNNVDVSGKNSILGDGDMLIMVTDGILDANDFIKREQWLKQLLKEIDGTPQEMARKISEETLKLTRGNVKDDMTVMVSKIVAV, translated from the coding sequence ATGGAACGCATTGAATTGCTTCCATACCAGAGGATTTATACACATAAGATGAAAGGAAGAGAGAAAATAAATTTACGATTGGATGCAGGGATGGCATTAATTATTTTGTTTGGCTTTCTTGTTTCGAGGTCGCTGTTTTTTGACCAGACATTGCCATTTGGTCTCGCATTTTATGCTGCTGCATTAAAAAAAGAAAAAAGGTATATGATAATTGCACTGCCTGTTATTTTGGGTGTTGCTTTAACTGTTGGTTTGTTTGGCGCGTTATATTATGCGGTTGCATTTACAGCTTTTACTATTTCCTATTTCTTTATTAAAGATCGTGATATTACAATATATGCAATAGTTTCATCAATATTACAATTTGGTATATTGGGTATTGACTTGATAAATGACTTTATCCTCTATGACTTTATAATTTATGTATTGAGTGCAGCGGTGTGCTTTTCTATGACTTTTGTTTTTTATCAGTGTGTGCCTGCCATAGCAAAGGTCAATAGAAGAGTGCTGTCAAAAGAAGAAATAATAGCATTTGCCATTACAGCAGGTATTATCCTGTCCGGATTTTCAAAGGTGAAAGTTGCAGGATTTTCTATAGCCAATGTACTCTCTGTCCTGGCCGTAGTTACATCTGCCTTTGCTGGCGGTATAGGTGTAGGTTGTTCTGCAGGCCTTGTTGCGGGTTTTATTTCAAATCTGGCTCGTATAAACCCTGTGATTATTACTACATATGGCTTGGCGGGTTTGTTTTCCGGTTTGTTTAATAAATTAGGTAAGACAGGTTCCGTACTGGGTTTTGTCTTTAGTTATGGGCTTATGTATACCTACATTCCTTCACTGGGTGCACAGATGACCTTTTATGAGGTGCTTGCTTCTATAATGATGTTTATATTGCTGCCCAGATCCTTTATTTATACCCTGAGCGAATACGTGGATAAGGCTGTAAATAAACAAAAGGCTCTGGCTGATTACAGTATCAGGGTGAAAAAGATGTCTTGTGAAAAAGTGAGAGATTTGTCGGATATATTCGGTGAAATAGCAGAAGACATGGAACAGCTTATACAAGCCGGGGAGGAAATACAAAATAACGATTATGCGGACAATAGGTTAAAAATTTTGGCACAGCAATTTAAGGGTATATCAGCAATATTGCGAAATCTATCTGATGATATGAACGCGGAAGTAGAGTTCTTAAACGATGTTGAGGATAGTATAAAAGTGGAACTGGATCGCCACGGTTTTGATATCAAAGATGTATATGTTTTGAAAAAAGGCGACAGAGTGGAAGTACAGATAGCGAAAAAGGTGTGTTACGGCAGCAAAGAATGTTTGAAGAGCATAATCCCTATTGTATCCAAATGTGTAGGTAAAAGAATGGTTCCTCTGCGAGATAGTTGTACCATAGATGAAAAGATGAGGACGTGTAGTTTAAGATTAGAAGAAGCTGATAAGTACGATGTGATTACGGCTGTTGTGAGCACGTCGAAAGAGCCGGTAAATGGTGATAATTTTAGCTTTCTTGAGTTGCCTTACGGCAAGTATATGATGGCGTTAAGCGACGGCATGGGGACAGGAGCAAAAGCTGCCAGCGAAAGCAAATTGGCTTTAAAGCTGGTAGAACGGTTTAGTAAAGCAGGTTTTACAAAGGAAGCAGCTGTTAAATGTGTTAACGCCCTTATGGCCCTAAGAAATCTGGAGTGCTTCAGCACACTGGATATGTGCCTTTTTGATAAATATACTGGAAAAGCAGAGTTTATAAAAATGGGTTCTTCTTCCACCTTTATAAAAAGAAAAGAGATGGTGGACGTAATCCGCTCCCATCAGTTGCCCCTTGGTATATTAAATAATGTAGATGTATCAGGGAAAAATAGTATTTTAGGGGATGGGGATATGCTGATAATGGTCACCGATGGCATTCTGGATGCTAACGATTTCATAAAAAGAGAACAGTGGCTGAAACAGCTGCTGAAAGAGATAGATGGGACACCGCAGGAGATGGCTCGAAAAATATCTGAAGAGACGCTAAAACTGACAAGAGGAAATGTTAAAGATGATATGACGGTTATGGTATCTAAGATAGTAGCGGTGTAA
- a CDS encoding VWA domain-containing protein: protein MPLKLITLVTDGKSNVGGNPVDAAADAKKMGIIVNSIGIMDRDDVGATEVREIARAGGGLYELTRIEELSETMQALTQKSVQVTIEEIVNSHIKGIIGKDLKDINPIVRSQVSSYIESLADETDVEMAILMDTSGSMLYKINAARVSVVDLLKTLSGRKGRFSVALLQFPGIDSMVKVLCDFTDDPQELEQIVTSVGTGGCTPTAIAIREAISMLVKQPELREYTL, encoded by the coding sequence ATGCCACTAAAACTCATTACTCTTGTTACGGACGGCAAATCTAATGTAGGGGGCAATCCGGTAGATGCTGCGGCAGACGCGAAAAAAATGGGTATAATAGTAAATTCTATTGGCATCATGGACAGAGATGATGTGGGAGCTACAGAGGTCAGGGAGATCGCCAGAGCGGGTGGAGGCTTATACGAGCTTACGCGTATAGAAGAATTATCGGAGACCATGCAGGCGTTGACCCAAAAATCAGTTCAGGTGACGATAGAGGAGATAGTAAACAGCCATATAAAGGGTATAATAGGTAAAGATTTAAAAGATATCAACCCGATCGTAAGGAGCCAGGTGAGCAGTTATATAGAGTCACTGGCAGATGAAACCGATGTAGAAATGGCGATTTTAATGGATACCAGCGGCAGCATGTTATACAAGATCAATGCTGCCAGGGTCAGCGTCGTAGATCTTTTAAAGACTTTAAGTGGTCGAAAAGGACGTTTTTCAGTAGCTTTACTCCAATTCCCGGGGATTGACAGTATGGTAAAGGTACTCTGTGATTTTACCGACGATCCTCAGGAGTTAGAGCAAATCGTAACTTCTGTAGGTACAGGAGGCTGTACGCCTACGGCTATCGCTATAAGAGAGGCCATTTCCATGCTGGTGAAGCAACCTGAACTACGTGAATACACGCTATGA
- a CDS encoding protein kinase domain-containing protein translates to MRIREGDIIKGRWSKKSYEVIKKLGEGGLGIVFLTKCMDDGQKYAVKVFDNVMNAAREYRLLKEFSHLQYIPYVYGLDDMLSGQAGFIVMEYIHGDNLQSFLKCYKLSVKNVIGISVVLLKLLGEFHKKGYAYADLKPENIMIDKNKKLLRIVDIGGLMKFGMGVKEYTPRFDRASWGYGLRKADRAYDLFGLGILLLELLSGRRCNPDRCELKDLLRNIKFTSPVVYNIVEMCFKGEDVNRVFDYAYSNYKKENMAAAKIDKFLNIFLTVGLVFLFLFVLIWYNTIL, encoded by the coding sequence ATGAGGATAAGAGAAGGGGATATTATAAAGGGCCGCTGGAGCAAAAAATCCTATGAAGTCATAAAAAAATTAGGTGAAGGCGGCCTTGGGATTGTTTTTTTGACCAAGTGCATGGACGATGGCCAGAAATATGCGGTAAAGGTTTTTGATAATGTCATGAATGCAGCTAGAGAGTACAGGCTTTTAAAAGAGTTTTCTCACCTTCAGTATATACCTTATGTTTATGGGCTTGATGATATGCTCTCGGGACAAGCCGGGTTTATTGTGATGGAATATATACATGGTGACAATCTGCAGAGCTTTCTAAAGTGTTATAAGCTTTCAGTTAAAAATGTCATTGGGATTTCTGTGGTTCTTTTAAAATTGCTTGGCGAATTTCATAAAAAAGGCTATGCATATGCAGATCTTAAACCTGAAAATATTATGATAGATAAAAACAAAAAACTCCTGCGCATCGTAGATATCGGTGGCCTGATGAAATTTGGAATGGGAGTTAAAGAATATACTCCTCGATTTGACAGAGCATCATGGGGTTATGGACTTAGAAAGGCAGATAGGGCTTATGATTTATTTGGCCTGGGAATATTGCTATTGGAGCTCTTATCTGGCAGAAGATGTAATCCTGATAGATGTGAGCTAAAGGATTTGCTCCGTAATATTAAGTTTACATCCCCGGTTGTGTATAATATCGTAGAGATGTGCTTTAAAGGAGAAGATGTTAACAGAGTATTTGATTATGCTTACAGTAATTACAAGAAGGAGAACATGGCCGCTGCAAAAATTGATAAATTTTTGAATATATTTTTGACAGTGGGCCTAGTTTTTCTTTTTTTATTTGTGTTGATATGGTATAATACTATATTATAA
- the tilS gene encoding tRNA lysidine(34) synthetase TilS: protein MLAEDTIKKYEMIHRGDRIIVAVSGGPDSVCLLHILFKLKERYDLTLFVAHVNHQLRGLQAEEDMRFVRDMAEDLGLPFYVKVEDVAKVASDLHMTLEQAGRYVRYSFFRELKKQLNADKIAVAHNMDDQAETVLLHLLRGSGMHGLTGMSPVSGDIIRPLIESKRQDIEAYIKENGLKYRIDHTNYEANYTRNRIRLELIPYLKEHFNKRITDAIAQTAEILREEDNYIQKKVQEAYEKICSESRDIVQIDLKEFIELEPAIKRRLIKKAIQAVKGHDLNIEFKHINYIMDFAQRGRTGERIDIPGNVCVGLQYGKIKFFLSSSILAATDFSYNLIIPGETYIGELNARIYAAIEASVQLDFKDRYKAYLDYEKLPGDLVVRTRKNGDYIVPFGMQGRKKLKDYFIDAKIPFDMRNKIPLIASGNEIVWIVGHRINEKYKVTEKTRKFLVLSYEGGCSDV, encoded by the coding sequence GTGTTAGCAGAGGATACGATAAAAAAATATGAGATGATTCATCGGGGAGACCGGATAATTGTGGCAGTATCGGGCGGCCCTGATTCTGTGTGCCTTTTACATATCTTATTTAAACTTAAGGAAAGGTATGATCTGACTCTCTTTGTCGCACATGTTAATCATCAATTAAGGGGATTGCAGGCTGAGGAAGATATGCGCTTTGTCAGGGATATGGCAGAAGACCTTGGCTTGCCTTTTTATGTTAAAGTAGAAGATGTGGCCAAAGTGGCATCAGATTTGCATATGACTTTAGAACAAGCGGGCAGGTATGTAAGGTACAGCTTTTTCAGGGAACTTAAAAAGCAATTGAATGCAGATAAAATTGCGGTGGCCCACAATATGGACGACCAGGCCGAGACGGTATTGCTTCACCTTTTACGGGGCAGTGGTATGCATGGGTTAACCGGTATGAGTCCGGTTTCGGGAGATATCATAAGACCTCTTATCGAGTCAAAGCGCCAGGATATAGAAGCGTATATTAAAGAAAATGGCTTGAAGTATAGAATAGATCATACCAATTATGAAGCCAATTATACCAGAAACAGGATAAGGCTTGAGCTCATACCATATCTAAAAGAGCACTTTAATAAAAGAATAACCGATGCAATTGCTCAAACGGCAGAGATATTGCGGGAGGAAGACAATTATATTCAGAAGAAGGTTCAGGAAGCTTATGAAAAGATATGTTCTGAAAGCCGGGATATTGTACAGATTGACTTAAAGGAATTTATTGAACTGGAGCCGGCTATTAAAAGACGTCTTATAAAAAAGGCGATTCAGGCCGTAAAAGGCCATGACCTGAATATAGAATTTAAGCATATAAACTACATTATGGATTTTGCTCAGCGAGGGAGGACCGGTGAGCGCATAGATATCCCTGGTAATGTCTGTGTGGGATTGCAGTACGGCAAAATCAAATTTTTCCTTTCGTCAAGTATTTTGGCCGCAACCGATTTTTCGTATAATCTCATTATACCCGGTGAGACCTATATTGGCGAATTAAATGCCCGCATTTATGCGGCCATAGAAGCCAGCGTTCAGCTTGATTTTAAAGATAGGTATAAGGCTTATCTTGATTATGAGAAGCTCCCTGGTGATCTGGTGGTTAGAACGCGAAAAAATGGAGACTATATAGTACCTTTTGGTATGCAGGGGCGCAAAAAACTAAAGGATTACTTTATTGATGCAAAAATACCCTTTGATATGAGGAATAAAATCCCGTTAATTGCATCAGGGAACGAAATAGTATGGATTGTAGGGCATAGAATTAATGAAAAATATAAGGTAACAGAGAAGACAAGAAAATTTTTGGTTTTGAGTTATGAAGGAGGTTGTAGCGATGTTTGA